One Hevea brasiliensis isolate MT/VB/25A 57/8 chromosome 5, ASM3005281v1, whole genome shotgun sequence genomic region harbors:
- the LOC110658267 gene encoding uncharacterized protein LOC110658267 isoform X2, with product MATLKITQKHHRHLNNPFPSTPRSLPFIQGSLFANSRTLPSHQIFPVGRDFQLLWSSRNGGYLSISHQSQPTRALWSTIPGQAFVSAALAETEIEESRGSFAIKDGNVLVVCDHQTIEDIRVINKLDGNHLEEASDLDSSSRCSSFDQRKDLKDTQFPVLLITGKLFSKRKKRLPESSIYKHIDFDTTGPPTYASYWVLFDQKNLNQIGFQVRVGEPNFEFPRRASPTRLGKYQRLRLKLRRIRKRKLGWCRFFTRPRGFVAVSSSEEIETKVPEFTQFNRICLSYSSEANERFYGFGEQFSHMDFKGKRVPIFVQEQGIGRGDQPITFAINLVSYRAGGNWSTTYAPSPFYMTSEMRSLYLDGYDYSVFDLTRHDRVQIQIHSNSALGRILHGNSPAELIEHFTETIGRPPELPKWIISGAVVGMQGGTDVVRRIWDELQAYKVPISAFWLQDWVGQRETLIGSQLWWNWEVDTTRYKGWKQLVQDLGAQHIKVMTYCNPCLAPADEKPNRRRNHFEEAKKLDILVKDKHGKPYMVPNTAFNVGMLDLTHPDTASWFKQVLQEMADDGVRGWMADFGEGLPVDANLYSDPISAHNRYPELWAQINREFVEEWKANRVGKEREDPEEALVFFMRAGFRDSPKWGMLFWEGDQMVSWQANDGIKSAVVGLLSSGLSGYAFNHSDIGGYCAVNLPFIKYNRSEELLIRWMELNAFTTVFRTHEGNKPTCNSQFYSNQRTLSLFARCAKMYKAWYFYRSQLVKEASQKGLPICRHLFLHYPNDRHVHNLSYQQFLIGTEILVVPVLDKGKQNVKAYFPEGETYPWKHIWSGKLFTEQGSEAWVEAPLGYPAVFIKDGTSVGETFLENLRNFGIL from the exons AGTTGGGAGAGATTTCCAGCTTCTTTGGAGCTCTAGAAATGGTGGGTATCTCTCAATTTCTCACCAGTCTCAACCAACAAGAGCCCTCTGGTCCACCATTCCTGGACAAGCTTTTGTCTCTGCAGCTTTGGCTGAGACAGAGATTGAAGAAAGCAGGGGATCCTTTGCTATAAAAGATGGGAACGTTCTTGTGGTTTGTGACCACCAAACGATTGAAGATATAAGAGTGATCAATAAGTTGGATGGTAACCATTTAGAGGAGGCTAGTGATCTTGATTCTTCATCTCGGTGTTCAAGTTTTGACCAGAGAAAAGATTTGAAAGATACCCAATTTCCTGTTTTGTTAATAACAGGCAAGTTATTCAGCAAAAGAAAGAAGAGACTTCCAGAATCTAGCATTTACAAGCATATAGATTTTGACACAACGGGCCCACCCACTTACGCAAGTTATTGGGTTCTCTTTGATCAGAAGAACCTTAACCAGATTGGTTTTCAAGTGAGAGTTGGAGAACCCAACTTTGAATTCCCACGAAGAGCTTCACCAACTCGTTTAGGAAAATACCAGAGGTTAAGGTTGAAGCTACGAAGGATTCGAAAACGAAAGCTTGGATGGTGTAGATTCTTTACAAGGCCTAGAGGGTTTGTTGCAGTTTCTTCATCGGAGGAAATAGAAACCAAGGTTCCAGAGTTTACACAGTTCAACAGAATCTGCCTTAGCTATTCAAGTGAAGCCAATGAGAGGTTCTATGGTTTTGGAGAGCAGTTTTCCCACATGGACTTCAAAGGGAAAAGGGTACCCATTTTTGTTCAAGAACAGGGGATTGGAAGAGGAGATCAACCTATTACTTTTGCAATCAACTTGGTTAGCTACAG AGCTGGCGGTAATTGGAGTACAACTTATGCTCCTTCACCATTCTACATGACATCCGAGATGAGGTCTCTTTATCTTGATGGATATGATTACTCTGTTTTTGATTTAACGAGACATGATAGAGTTCAAATACAG ATACACAGCAATTCAGCTCTAGGAAGAATATTGCATGGCAACTCACCTGCTGAGCTTATTGAACACTTCACAGAAACTATTGGGAGGCCTCCTGAGCTTCCTAAGTGGATTATATCTGGAGCTGTTGTCGGAATGCAGGGTGGAACAGATGTCGTACGGCGCATTTGGGATGAACTGCAGGCCTATAAGGTTCCCATCTCTGCATTTTGGTTGCAG GATTGGGTAGGACAGAGGGAGACTTTGATTGGATCACAATTGTGGTGGAACTGGGAAGTGGATACAACAAGGTATAAGGGATGGAAGCAACTAGTTCAAGATCTTGGTGCTCAGCATATTAAAGTGATGACATATTGCAACCCTTGTCTAGCTCCG GCGGATGAGAAACCAAACAGAAGGAGAAATCATTTTGAGGAGGCCAAAAAGTTGGACATCTTAGTGAAAGACAAACATGGAAAACCATATATGGTTCCAAACACAGCTTTTAATGTGGGAATGTTGGATTTGACACACCCAGATACTGCAAGTTGGTTCAAGCAGGTTTTACAGGAAATGGCTGATGATGGCGTCAGAGGGTGGATGGCTGATTTTGGCGAAGGTCTGCCTGTAGATGCCAACCTTTATTCAG ATCCAATCTCTGCCCATAACAGATACCCAGAGCTATGGGCCCAAATAAACCGAGAGTTTGTGGAAGAATGGAAAGCAAACCGTGTGGGTAAGGAGAGAGAGGACCCAGAAGAGGCTTTGGTCTTCTTCATGAGAGCCGGTTTCAGGGATAGTCCCAAATGGGGGATGCTATTTTGGGAAGGAGACCAAATGGTTAGTTGGCAGGCTAATGATGGGATAAAAAGTGCTGTTGTTGGCCTACtgagcagtggactttctggaTATGCTTTCAATCACAGTGATATTGGAGGCTACTGTGCAGTAAACTTGCCTTTTATCAAGTATAACAGAAGTGAAGAGTTGCTCATTCGATGGATGGAACTAAATGCTTTCACCACTGTTTTCCGGACACATGAA GGAAACAAGCCAACTTGCAACAGCCAATTCTACTCGAATCAGAGAACTTTATCACTTTTTGCACGCTGTGCTAAAATGTATAAAGCTTGGTATTTCTACAGAAGCCAACTAGTGAAG GAAGCATCCCAGAAAGGCCTCCCCATTTGCCGCCACCTTTTTCTCCACTATCCAAATGATAGGCATGTGCACAACTTGAGTTACCAGCAATTCTTAATTGGTACTGAAATACTAGTGGTGCCTGTTCTAGACAAGGGCAAGCAAAATGTCAAGGCCTATTTTCCAGAGGGTGAAACTTATCCCTGGAAACATATCTGGTCAGGAAAGCTATTCACGGAACAAGGTTCTGAAGCCTGGGTAGAAGCTCCACTTGGTTATCCTGCTGTATTCATTAAGGATGGCACTTCTGTGGGAGAAACATTTCTAGAAAACCTGAGAAATTTTGGCATCCTTTGA
- the LOC110658268 gene encoding microtubule-associated protein 70-1 isoform X2, which yields MAQSVREVMWVLRLLDELTDELNKVDEKLKAAEVLLESRNLDIKKINDEKKAALAAQFAAEATLRRVHAAQKDDEMPPIEAIITPLEAELKLARLEVAKLQDDNRALDRLTKSKEAALLEAERTVQMALAKASLVDDLQNKNQELMKQIEICQEENKILDKMHRQKVAEVEKLTQTVRELEEAVLSGGAAANAVRDYQRKVQEMNEEKKTLEREVARAKVSANRVATVVANEWKDGNDKVMPVKQWLEERRFFQGEMQQLRDKLAVAERAAKTESQLKEKYQLRFKVLEERLKAPNGNSRATSEGRNVCSGLSRRQSLGGAENFSRSSSNGYLSRKASHLQAGSLRSNNTATLLRHAKSSRSFDGGNEPVDAVKIIPENMSKENAVNQTQNSETIVCEQHANGMPMEKSKSQHEDYVSGILYDMLQKEVITLRKACHEKDQSLKDKDNAIEMLAKKVDTLNKAMEVEAKKMRREVAAMEKEVAAMQVSKEHDHRTRRSSAPRAAQLLSARYARNS from the exons ATGGCACAATCAGTACGTGAAGTTATGTGGGTGCTTCGGTTATTGGATGAG CTTACAGATGAGCTAAATAAAGTGGATGAAAAGCTAAAAGCTGCAGAAGTTCTTTTAGAAAGCAGG AACCTTGACATTAAGAAAATAAATGATGAGAAAAAAGCAGCATTAGCTGCACAATTTGCTGCAGAAGCAACACTTAGAAGAGTGCATGCTGCTCAGAAAGATGATGAAATGCCTCCCATTGAAGCCATCATCACTCCACTGGAGGCTGAACTAAAGTTGGCCAGGCTGGAG GTAGCAAAGTTGCAAGATGACAATAGAGCACTTGATCGCCTCACGAAATCCAAGGAAGCTGCTCTACTTGAGGCGGAGAGAACTGTTCAGATGGCTTTGGCAAAAGCATCCTTAGTTGATGATTTGCAAAACAAAAACCAAGAGCTAAtgaagcaaattgaaatatgccAG GAGGAGAATAAAATCCTCGACAAAATGCATCGCCAAAAGGTTGCTGAGGTGGAAAAGCTGACCCAAACTGTTCGTGAGCTTGAGGAGGCTGTCTTATCTGGAGGCGCTGCTGCTAATGCTGTGCGTGATTACCAGAGAAAAGTGCaagaaatgaat GAGGAGAAAAAAACATTGGAACGTGAAGTAGCTCGTGCAAAGGTTAGTGCAAACAGAGTTGCTACTGTAGTTGCAAATGAGTGGAAAGATGGAAACGATAAAGTTATGCCAGTAAAGCAATGGCTTGAAGAAAGAAGATTTTTTCAG GGGGAAATGCAGCAACTTAGAGATAAATTGGCAGTTGCTGAGCGCGCAGCAAAAACAGAATCTCAATTGAAA GAAAAATATCAATTACGGTTCAAGGTTTTGGAGGAAAGGCTTAAAGCACCTAATGGTAATTCCCGTGCTACATCTGAAGGAAGAAATGTATGCAGTGGGCTTTCACGTCGTCAGTCTCTTGGTGGAGCTGAGAATTTTTCCAGATCATCTTCCAATGGCTATTTGTCAAGGAAAGCATCACATTTACAAGCTGGCTCTCTCCGTTCCAATAACACTGCCACATTATTAAGACATGCCAAGTCATCAAGATCATTTGATGGAGGTAATGAGCCTGTGGATGCAGTTAAGATTATTCCAGAAAATATGAGTAAAGAAAATGCTGTCAATCAGACCCAAAATAGTGAAACCATTGTCTGTGAGCAACATGCTAATGGGATGCCAATGGAAAAATCAAAATCCCAGCACGAGGATTATGTTTCAGGAATTTTGTATGATATGTTACAGAAAGAGGTGATAACTTTGAGAAAAGCTTGCCacgaaaaagatcaaagcctcaAGGACAAGGATAATGCCATTGAG ATGTTGGCAAAGAAGGTTGATACATTAAACAAAGCAATGGAGGTTGAGGCAAAAAAGATGCGAAGGGAAGTGGCTGCCATGGAAAAGGAAGTTGCTGCTATGCAGGTTAGCAAGGAGCATGATCACAGAACACGACGCAGCAGTGCTCCCAGAGCTGCTCAGTTACTTTCTGCAAG GTATGCAAGAAATTCATAG
- the LOC110658267 gene encoding uncharacterized protein LOC110658267 isoform X1 has product MATLKITQKHHRHLNNPFPSTPRSLPFIQGSLFANSRTLPSHQIFPVGRDFQLLWSSRNGGYLSISHQSQPTRALWSTIPGQAFVSAALAETEIEESRGSFAIKDGNVLVVCDHQTIEDIRVINKLDGNHLEEASDLDSSSRCSSFDQRKDLKDTQFPVLLITGKLFSKRKKRLPESSIYKHIDFDTTGPPTYASYWVLFDQKNLNQIGFQVRVGEPNFEFPRRASPTRLGKYQRLRLKLRRIRKRKLGWCRFFTRPRGFVAVSSSEEIETKVPEFTQFNRICLSYSSEANERFYGFGEQFSHMDFKGKRVPIFVQEQGIGRGDQPITFAINLVSYRAGGNWSTTYAPSPFYMTSEMRSLYLDGYDYSVFDLTRHDRVQIQIHSNSALGRILHGNSPAELIEHFTETIGRPPELPKWIISGAVVGMQGGTDVVRRIWDELQAYKVPISAFWLQDWVGQRETLIGSQLWWNWEVDTTRYKGWKQLVQDLGAQHIKVMTYCNPCLAPADEKPNRRRNHFEEAKKLDILVKDKHGKPYMVPNTAFNVGMLDLTHPDTASWFKQVLQEMADDGVRGWMADFGEGLPVDANLYSGEDPISAHNRYPELWAQINREFVEEWKANRVGKEREDPEEALVFFMRAGFRDSPKWGMLFWEGDQMVSWQANDGIKSAVVGLLSSGLSGYAFNHSDIGGYCAVNLPFIKYNRSEELLIRWMELNAFTTVFRTHEGNKPTCNSQFYSNQRTLSLFARCAKMYKAWYFYRSQLVKEASQKGLPICRHLFLHYPNDRHVHNLSYQQFLIGTEILVVPVLDKGKQNVKAYFPEGETYPWKHIWSGKLFTEQGSEAWVEAPLGYPAVFIKDGTSVGETFLENLRNFGIL; this is encoded by the exons AGTTGGGAGAGATTTCCAGCTTCTTTGGAGCTCTAGAAATGGTGGGTATCTCTCAATTTCTCACCAGTCTCAACCAACAAGAGCCCTCTGGTCCACCATTCCTGGACAAGCTTTTGTCTCTGCAGCTTTGGCTGAGACAGAGATTGAAGAAAGCAGGGGATCCTTTGCTATAAAAGATGGGAACGTTCTTGTGGTTTGTGACCACCAAACGATTGAAGATATAAGAGTGATCAATAAGTTGGATGGTAACCATTTAGAGGAGGCTAGTGATCTTGATTCTTCATCTCGGTGTTCAAGTTTTGACCAGAGAAAAGATTTGAAAGATACCCAATTTCCTGTTTTGTTAATAACAGGCAAGTTATTCAGCAAAAGAAAGAAGAGACTTCCAGAATCTAGCATTTACAAGCATATAGATTTTGACACAACGGGCCCACCCACTTACGCAAGTTATTGGGTTCTCTTTGATCAGAAGAACCTTAACCAGATTGGTTTTCAAGTGAGAGTTGGAGAACCCAACTTTGAATTCCCACGAAGAGCTTCACCAACTCGTTTAGGAAAATACCAGAGGTTAAGGTTGAAGCTACGAAGGATTCGAAAACGAAAGCTTGGATGGTGTAGATTCTTTACAAGGCCTAGAGGGTTTGTTGCAGTTTCTTCATCGGAGGAAATAGAAACCAAGGTTCCAGAGTTTACACAGTTCAACAGAATCTGCCTTAGCTATTCAAGTGAAGCCAATGAGAGGTTCTATGGTTTTGGAGAGCAGTTTTCCCACATGGACTTCAAAGGGAAAAGGGTACCCATTTTTGTTCAAGAACAGGGGATTGGAAGAGGAGATCAACCTATTACTTTTGCAATCAACTTGGTTAGCTACAG AGCTGGCGGTAATTGGAGTACAACTTATGCTCCTTCACCATTCTACATGACATCCGAGATGAGGTCTCTTTATCTTGATGGATATGATTACTCTGTTTTTGATTTAACGAGACATGATAGAGTTCAAATACAG ATACACAGCAATTCAGCTCTAGGAAGAATATTGCATGGCAACTCACCTGCTGAGCTTATTGAACACTTCACAGAAACTATTGGGAGGCCTCCTGAGCTTCCTAAGTGGATTATATCTGGAGCTGTTGTCGGAATGCAGGGTGGAACAGATGTCGTACGGCGCATTTGGGATGAACTGCAGGCCTATAAGGTTCCCATCTCTGCATTTTGGTTGCAG GATTGGGTAGGACAGAGGGAGACTTTGATTGGATCACAATTGTGGTGGAACTGGGAAGTGGATACAACAAGGTATAAGGGATGGAAGCAACTAGTTCAAGATCTTGGTGCTCAGCATATTAAAGTGATGACATATTGCAACCCTTGTCTAGCTCCG GCGGATGAGAAACCAAACAGAAGGAGAAATCATTTTGAGGAGGCCAAAAAGTTGGACATCTTAGTGAAAGACAAACATGGAAAACCATATATGGTTCCAAACACAGCTTTTAATGTGGGAATGTTGGATTTGACACACCCAGATACTGCAAGTTGGTTCAAGCAGGTTTTACAGGAAATGGCTGATGATGGCGTCAGAGGGTGGATGGCTGATTTTGGCGAAGGTCTGCCTGTAGATGCCAACCTTTATTCAG GTGAAGATCCAATCTCTGCCCATAACAGATACCCAGAGCTATGGGCCCAAATAAACCGAGAGTTTGTGGAAGAATGGAAAGCAAACCGTGTGGGTAAGGAGAGAGAGGACCCAGAAGAGGCTTTGGTCTTCTTCATGAGAGCCGGTTTCAGGGATAGTCCCAAATGGGGGATGCTATTTTGGGAAGGAGACCAAATGGTTAGTTGGCAGGCTAATGATGGGATAAAAAGTGCTGTTGTTGGCCTACtgagcagtggactttctggaTATGCTTTCAATCACAGTGATATTGGAGGCTACTGTGCAGTAAACTTGCCTTTTATCAAGTATAACAGAAGTGAAGAGTTGCTCATTCGATGGATGGAACTAAATGCTTTCACCACTGTTTTCCGGACACATGAA GGAAACAAGCCAACTTGCAACAGCCAATTCTACTCGAATCAGAGAACTTTATCACTTTTTGCACGCTGTGCTAAAATGTATAAAGCTTGGTATTTCTACAGAAGCCAACTAGTGAAG GAAGCATCCCAGAAAGGCCTCCCCATTTGCCGCCACCTTTTTCTCCACTATCCAAATGATAGGCATGTGCACAACTTGAGTTACCAGCAATTCTTAATTGGTACTGAAATACTAGTGGTGCCTGTTCTAGACAAGGGCAAGCAAAATGTCAAGGCCTATTTTCCAGAGGGTGAAACTTATCCCTGGAAACATATCTGGTCAGGAAAGCTATTCACGGAACAAGGTTCTGAAGCCTGGGTAGAAGCTCCACTTGGTTATCCTGCTGTATTCATTAAGGATGGCACTTCTGTGGGAGAAACATTTCTAGAAAACCTGAGAAATTTTGGCATCCTTTGA